From one Citrobacter sp. Marseille-Q6884 genomic stretch:
- a CDS encoding ATP-binding cassette domain-containing protein, whose amino-acid sequence MLSLRQVSLDVARYRWYGAKNWSSLLQDVSFDIAPGEMVALVGGSGEGKSLLLQCLLDLLPENIRFHGAITLDGKTLDSHDIRACRGNTFSYVPQGVQALNPLLSIEKHLRRASQLAGQRWNAGKIDDLLQRNQLDSRVLEAFPRQLSGGMAKRVLACHAWLSQSRYILADEITAWLDAPLANQLLAQLRGLCEQGRGVLWVTHDLTLAARHADRIVALHQGRVSDNVSREQLLRGEISEHLQRQWRALPERNQLFGEQHAVLS is encoded by the coding sequence ATGTTGAGTTTGAGGCAGGTCTCGCTGGACGTGGCGCGATATCGCTGGTACGGGGCGAAAAACTGGTCATCGTTGCTGCAGGATGTCTCTTTTGATATCGCGCCTGGCGAGATGGTGGCATTGGTTGGCGGCAGCGGTGAAGGCAAGAGCTTGCTGCTGCAATGCCTGCTCGATCTCTTGCCGGAGAATATACGCTTTCACGGTGCTATTACGCTTGATGGAAAAACACTGGATAGCCATGATATCCGGGCATGTCGCGGGAATACCTTTAGCTATGTGCCGCAAGGCGTCCAGGCGCTGAATCCGCTACTCAGCATTGAAAAGCATTTGCGAAGAGCCAGTCAGCTTGCCGGTCAGCGCTGGAATGCCGGGAAAATTGACGATTTACTCCAGCGTAATCAACTGGATTCGCGCGTGTTGGAGGCTTTCCCCCGGCAACTGTCCGGTGGAATGGCCAAGCGCGTGCTGGCATGTCATGCCTGGCTGAGTCAGTCACGCTATATTCTGGCTGACGAAATTACCGCCTGGCTTGATGCCCCGTTGGCTAATCAGTTGCTCGCGCAGTTGCGTGGGTTGTGTGAGCAGGGGCGGGGCGTTTTATGGGTCACGCACGACCTGACACTGGCGGCTCGTCACGCAGACAGAATTGTCGCGCTGCATCAGGGGCGGGTCTCGGATAACGTGAGCAGAGAACAGCTTTTGCGCGGTGAAATCAGTGAACACCTGCAACGGCAA
- a CDS encoding ABC transporter permease produces the protein MLYNPTPTLIRLLLSASCLLFIAVYGSATLDNPLNVDLLARHLPPDALHWFGTDNLGRDLWIRCFQGALTSLQIGIGAALCSGFIALLMAAISRLHPRLDVLMRLITDAMLSMPHLLLLILICFTLGGGKTGVIMAVALTHWPRLALILRAEAERVAHSDYLTLTLRLGHGHFYCWRHHYLPALLPQWLTGTLLMFPHAVLHSAALSFLGFGLAPHEPSLGLLLADALRFISHGNWWLVLFPGLMLFSLVMLFDQFARAVHRLWLRGDAC, from the coding sequence ATGCTCTATAACCCGACACCGACGTTAATTCGTCTTCTGCTGTCTGCAAGCTGCTTACTCTTTATCGCTGTTTATGGTTCAGCCACGCTGGATAATCCATTGAACGTCGATCTCCTTGCCCGCCATCTGCCACCGGATGCGCTGCACTGGTTTGGCACTGATAATCTTGGGCGTGACTTATGGATTCGGTGCTTTCAGGGGGCGTTAACCAGTCTGCAAATTGGTATTGGCGCAGCATTATGCAGCGGTTTTATTGCGTTATTGATGGCGGCGATTTCGCGTCTGCATCCGCGTTTAGATGTGCTTATGCGATTGATCACCGATGCGATGTTGTCGATGCCACATCTCCTGTTGCTGATTTTGATCTGTTTTACGCTGGGCGGCGGCAAAACGGGTGTGATCATGGCCGTTGCGCTAACGCACTGGCCGCGTCTGGCGTTGATCCTGCGTGCCGAAGCAGAGCGCGTGGCACACAGTGACTATCTGACACTGACTTTGCGTCTGGGTCACGGTCACTTTTACTGTTGGCGCCACCACTATTTACCTGCGCTATTACCCCAGTGGCTAACGGGAACGTTGCTGATGTTTCCACATGCGGTTTTGCACAGCGCCGCGTTAAGTTTTTTGGGCTTTGGTCTGGCGCCGCATGAGCCTTCGCTGGGGCTGTTACTGGCGGATGCGTTGCGTTTTATCAGCCATGGTAACTGGTGGCTGGTTCTGTTTCCTGGGCTGATGCTATTTAGTTTGGTGATGCTGTTTGATCAGTTTGCCAGGGCTGTGCATCGTTTGTGGTTGAGGGGGGACGCATGTTGA
- a CDS encoding ABC transporter permease, which translates to MKSVLGHFLRLMVLLVLVAAGTFILLSFSPVDPIRAYIGNDLLHVPPEQYARIAARWGLDQPLWERFGHWFIRVLQGDLGYSMLFNAPVASVIKERFATSFALLSGAWLMSGLLGTAMGFLAGRFLNRWPDKMICRLSYLLSSLPTFWIGMLLLALFAVRWPVFPVCCAWEPGNNGDMATLTERLRHLVLPVCALSLLGLGQITLHTRESIASVMKSDFVRFARSQGDKGWSLLRHQVLRHAITPALCLQFASLGELFGGALLAEKVFAYPGLGQATIDAGLRGDLPLLMGIVLFSTVLVFIGNSLSSWFVYLLNRALERPDAL; encoded by the coding sequence ATGAAGTCTGTCCTGGGGCATTTTCTGCGGTTGATGGTGTTGTTGGTGCTGGTTGCGGCTGGCACCTTCATATTGCTCAGCTTTTCGCCGGTCGATCCGATTCGTGCTTACATTGGCAATGATCTTTTGCATGTTCCGCCTGAACAATATGCGCGTATTGCAGCGCGCTGGGGACTCGATCAGCCGTTGTGGGAACGTTTTGGTCACTGGTTTATTCGTGTCCTGCAAGGTGATTTGGGCTACTCCATGCTGTTCAATGCGCCGGTAGCCAGCGTGATCAAAGAGCGCTTTGCGACATCGTTCGCGCTGCTTAGCGGGGCGTGGCTGATGTCCGGTTTGCTGGGAACGGCAATGGGATTTCTCGCTGGCCGTTTCCTGAACCGCTGGCCGGATAAAATGATCTGCCGTCTCAGCTACCTGCTGTCGTCCTTACCGACCTTTTGGATAGGCATGCTGCTGCTGGCGCTGTTTGCGGTGCGCTGGCCCGTATTCCCCGTTTGCTGCGCATGGGAGCCCGGCAATAATGGCGATATGGCGACGTTGACTGAGCGTCTGCGTCACCTTGTGCTTCCCGTTTGCGCACTCAGTTTGTTGGGACTGGGACAAATTACGCTGCATACGCGAGAAAGCATTGCCAGTGTGATGAAAAGTGACTTTGTGCGTTTTGCCCGTTCTCAGGGGGACAAAGGATGGTCGCTTTTGCGTCATCAGGTTCTGCGTCATGCCATAACACCCGCATTGTGCTTGCAGTTTGCATCACTGGGAGAGTTGTTTGGCGGTGCCTTGCTGGCTGAAAAAGTGTTTGCCTATCCGGGCCTGGGCCAGGCCACCATTGATGCCGGATTACGCGGCGATCTACCGTTACTGATGGGGATCGTATTGTTCAGTACTGTATTGGTATTTATTGGCAACTCACTTTCGAGCTGGTTTGTTTATTTACTGAATCGTGCGCTGGAGCGACCTGATGCTCTATAA
- a CDS encoding ABC transporter substrate-binding protein, with protein sequence MQNLDKLMIKGKLALLTCALTLALTSPLFAAQKAVEGQTLKLAIGPEPTEGFDPMLGWSHGSYLLLHAPLLKQNADMSWGNLLTENVETSADGKTWTLTLKPNLKFSDGSPLTAEDVVFTYNKAAKSGGKIDMGNFTDARLIDNRTVEISLRSPQSTFVNVLGSLGIVPAKRYDEKTFARNPIGAGPYRLVSFQPGQQLIVEANPWYAGKKNDFSRLVFVFLDEDNAYAAARSGQLGLVRIAPSMAVAPQQQNLKLWVRDSVENRGIVFPMVPAGKKDANGNPVGNDITADIAIRRAINYAIDRKQLAGQVMEGHAIPAYSAVQGLPWQGTAVNFKDGDSEKARAILEQAGWKTGKDGVRVKDGKEARLTLWYASGDSTRRDLAEAVRAMLAPVGIDISLQSGSWETVERHMHANPTLFGWGSLDPMELFHHYSGQAAGVEYYNPGYYSNPVVEQHLKQAIDAPDWQKALPFWQQVEWDGKQGAGVQGDAAWAWLLNIQHTYLANPCIDLGKGAPEIHGSWSLLNNLDEWTWTCR encoded by the coding sequence ATGCAAAATCTGGATAAGCTAATGATTAAAGGCAAGCTGGCACTGCTTACGTGTGCACTAACCCTCGCATTGACCTCACCCCTATTCGCTGCGCAAAAGGCGGTCGAAGGCCAGACATTGAAGCTGGCCATTGGACCGGAGCCAACGGAAGGGTTTGATCCCATGTTGGGCTGGAGCCATGGCAGCTATCTGCTTCTGCATGCGCCATTATTAAAACAGAATGCAGATATGAGCTGGGGAAACTTGTTGACGGAAAACGTCGAGACCAGTGCTGACGGTAAAACCTGGACGTTAACGCTCAAACCTAATCTCAAATTCTCTGATGGCTCCCCATTAACGGCAGAAGATGTCGTGTTCACCTATAACAAAGCTGCGAAAAGTGGTGGAAAAATCGACATGGGGAACTTCACCGATGCCCGATTGATCGACAACCGCACCGTCGAAATCTCGCTGCGCAGCCCTCAGAGTACCTTTGTCAACGTGCTGGGATCGTTAGGGATTGTCCCGGCAAAACGATATGACGAAAAAACCTTTGCCCGGAATCCGATTGGCGCAGGCCCTTATCGGTTGGTGAGTTTTCAGCCCGGACAACAGCTGATCGTCGAGGCTAACCCCTGGTATGCCGGTAAGAAAAACGATTTCAGTCGACTGGTGTTTGTCTTCCTGGATGAAGATAACGCTTATGCCGCCGCGCGCAGTGGCCAGCTGGGTCTGGTACGCATCGCGCCATCAATGGCAGTCGCGCCTCAGCAGCAGAACCTTAAGCTCTGGGTTCGCGATAGCGTAGAAAACCGGGGCATTGTGTTCCCAATGGTTCCCGCCGGTAAAAAAGATGCCAACGGGAATCCTGTCGGTAACGATATTACCGCGGACATTGCTATCCGACGCGCCATCAACTACGCCATCGATCGCAAACAACTTGCCGGGCAGGTTATGGAAGGGCATGCCATTCCCGCATACAGCGCCGTTCAGGGGCTTCCATGGCAGGGAACAGCGGTTAATTTCAAAGATGGCGACAGCGAAAAAGCACGTGCTATCCTGGAACAGGCTGGCTGGAAAACAGGTAAAGATGGGGTACGTGTAAAAGACGGCAAAGAAGCACGTCTGACCTTATGGTATGCCAGCGGTGACAGTACGCGCCGGGATTTAGCCGAAGCCGTGCGTGCCATGCTGGCGCCGGTGGGTATCGACATTTCGCTACAATCAGGAAGCTGGGAGACCGTTGAGCGTCACATGCATGCAAACCCAACGCTGTTTGGCTGGGGGAGTCTGGATCCGATGGAGCTTTTCCATCACTACAGTGGACAGGCGGCGGGAGTTGAATACTACAACCCGGGCTACTACAGCAATCCGGTCGTTGAACAGCATCTCAAACAGGCTATCGATGCCCCGGACTGGCAGAAAGCGTTGCCTTTCTGGCAACAGGTTGAGTGGGATGGAAAACAAGGCGCTGGCGTTCAGGGTGATGCGGCGTGGGCATGGTTGCTGAATATCCAGCACACCTATCTGGCAAATCCGTGTATTGACTTAGGTAAAGGCGCACCGGAAATTCACGGTAGCTGGTCACTGCTCAATAACCTTGATGAATGGACCTGGACCTGCCGTTGA